A single region of the Corallococcus caeni genome encodes:
- a CDS encoding sulfatase-like hydrolase/transferase — protein MPSSSRPNILILTVDQLQFPRFAYGPEGGFLPAIKDILGFVEEGGEDNPFRKFFPGFEALRKNAAVFRNHTIAASACTPSRAVIYTGQYGTRTGVTQTDGLFKSGDAAAFPWLSAQGIPTLGHWFQKAGYHTHYFGKWHVSNPPDHSLKQYGFDDWELSYPEPHGASINNLGAFRDEGFADLTCGFLRRMALGEPYNRALGEQSYAAPRAAAPSDEAQPWLAVASFTNPHDIATYPILPRQLDPNGPKVGPLTVPAQGARSVTPTAGTFTVPLNPLGFPQDNAGVPTNLRDTLKNKPDCQRDYAYKMGLALSSKTGLTLHQANENIDPVTVTLNSGIPFQLTHDPDKAAERFQQYYAWLIHLVDGHIARVLRTLDETGLRENTMVVFLSDHGEYGAAHGYLMEKWHASYQEALHVPLVVQFPQEQATRYIDALTSHADIVPTVLGLAGISREEQAAIRTDLRLHRPVPPFVGADLSPLARGEATTVLEPNGTPREGVLFVTDDEITEPLPRTGDPHQVHDDALFAVYTRAVARLREQGKVPGLKQGAVCQPNHVRCVRTPRWKLARTFDPSGEHADQWELYDLETDPLEMDNLLVFDQPFPTLIESLPRGLSRVEVEEAARATHALLERYEVEKLSPWPQG, from the coding sequence GAGGGCGGGGAGGACAACCCGTTCCGGAAGTTCTTCCCCGGCTTCGAGGCGCTGCGGAAGAACGCGGCGGTGTTCCGCAACCACACCATCGCGGCGTCGGCGTGCACGCCCAGCCGCGCGGTCATCTACACGGGGCAGTACGGCACGCGCACGGGCGTCACGCAGACGGACGGCCTGTTCAAGAGCGGCGACGCGGCGGCCTTCCCGTGGCTGTCGGCGCAGGGGATTCCGACGCTGGGGCACTGGTTCCAGAAGGCGGGCTACCACACGCACTACTTCGGCAAGTGGCACGTGAGCAATCCGCCGGACCACTCGTTGAAGCAGTACGGCTTCGACGACTGGGAGCTGTCGTATCCGGAGCCGCACGGGGCCTCCATCAACAACCTGGGCGCGTTCCGCGACGAGGGCTTCGCGGACCTGACGTGCGGCTTCCTGAGGCGGATGGCGCTGGGTGAGCCGTACAACCGGGCGCTCGGGGAGCAGTCCTACGCGGCGCCCCGGGCCGCCGCGCCGAGTGATGAGGCTCAGCCGTGGCTGGCGGTGGCGTCGTTCACCAACCCGCACGACATCGCGACGTATCCCATCCTGCCGCGGCAGTTGGATCCGAACGGGCCCAAGGTGGGGCCGCTGACGGTGCCGGCGCAGGGGGCGCGGTCGGTGACGCCCACGGCGGGGACGTTCACGGTGCCGCTGAACCCGCTGGGGTTCCCGCAGGACAACGCGGGCGTGCCGACGAACCTGCGCGACACGCTGAAGAACAAGCCGGACTGCCAGCGGGACTACGCGTACAAGATGGGGCTCGCGCTGTCGTCGAAGACGGGGCTGACGCTGCACCAGGCGAACGAGAACATCGACCCGGTGACGGTGACGTTGAACTCGGGCATCCCGTTCCAGCTGACGCACGACCCGGACAAGGCGGCGGAGCGCTTCCAGCAGTACTACGCGTGGCTCATCCACCTGGTGGACGGGCACATCGCGCGGGTGCTGCGGACGCTGGACGAGACGGGGCTGCGGGAGAACACGATGGTGGTGTTCCTCTCCGACCACGGCGAGTACGGCGCGGCGCACGGCTACCTGATGGAGAAGTGGCACGCGTCCTACCAGGAGGCGCTGCACGTGCCGCTGGTGGTGCAGTTCCCGCAGGAGCAGGCGACGCGGTACATCGACGCGCTGACGAGCCACGCGGACATCGTGCCCACGGTGCTGGGGTTGGCGGGAATCAGCCGGGAGGAGCAGGCGGCGATCCGCACGGACCTGCGGCTGCACCGTCCGGTGCCGCCGTTCGTGGGCGCGGACCTGAGCCCGCTGGCGAGGGGCGAGGCGACCACGGTGCTGGAGCCCAACGGCACGCCGCGCGAGGGCGTGCTCTTCGTGACGGACGACGAAATCACGGAGCCCCTGCCGCGCACGGGAGACCCGCACCAGGTGCACGACGACGCGCTGTTCGCCGTCTACACGCGCGCGGTGGCGCGGCTGCGCGAGCAGGGCAAGGTGCCCGGCTTGAAGCAGGGCGCGGTGTGCCAGCCCAACCACGTCCGCTGCGTGCGCACGCCCCGCTGGAAGCTGGCGAGGACGTTCGACCCGTCCGGGGAGCACGCGGACCAGTGGGAGCTGTATGACCTGGAGACGGATCCGCTGGAGATGGACAACCTGCTCGTCTTCGACCAGCCGTTCCCGACGCTGATTGAGTCCCTGCCGCGAGGGCTGTCGCGCGTGGAGGTGGAGGAGGCCGCGCGAGCGACGCATGCGCTGCTGGAGCGGTACGAGGTGGAGAAGCTGTCGCCGTGGCCGCAGGGTTAG
- a CDS encoding type VI immunity family protein, whose product MTKDYPVIRLWSRGEPPVPTARDGVVLRFFIQREHKEVALKVWRALQRYRQTIPPGSLGWYGADDGDILELDDRGWEVARQQMIERPSDYSGSALLMESPGGGEVSSGYIFEYEGWSSDNPFGKAPFVSVSFTFPTELLQENGAASFRVLALELAEDLPFSFGYASFAIISPGSHWSASRGELIEALLLRYPGMDLHNIEDFGSILGTQALSPAWLTFLGQPLLGQMGGIDALRNALPFPKVSVLPMDGDRVLVTLDEWPDPIDTQAKAIPPQYRALARLMEPFLFQYEGEDLPLDRRDTNRWLRRFL is encoded by the coding sequence ATGACAAAGGACTACCCAGTCATCCGCCTGTGGTCGAGAGGCGAGCCCCCCGTTCCCACAGCCCGCGATGGCGTCGTCCTCCGCTTCTTCATCCAGCGTGAGCACAAGGAGGTCGCGCTGAAGGTGTGGCGTGCGTTGCAGCGCTATCGTCAGACCATTCCCCCTGGCTCGCTGGGTTGGTACGGAGCGGACGATGGCGACATCCTGGAACTCGACGACAGAGGCTGGGAGGTCGCTCGCCAGCAGATGATCGAGCGCCCCTCGGACTACAGCGGCAGTGCGCTGCTGATGGAAAGCCCAGGAGGAGGAGAGGTCTCCAGCGGCTACATCTTCGAATACGAAGGCTGGTCCAGCGACAATCCCTTCGGCAAGGCGCCCTTCGTCTCGGTATCATTCACGTTTCCCACCGAACTCCTCCAGGAGAACGGAGCCGCCTCGTTTCGCGTCCTGGCACTGGAGCTGGCTGAAGATCTGCCCTTCAGCTTCGGCTACGCCAGCTTCGCCATCATTTCTCCGGGAAGCCACTGGAGCGCCTCCAGAGGAGAGCTGATCGAAGCCCTCCTCCTCCGATACCCGGGCATGGACCTTCACAACATCGAGGACTTCGGCTCCATCCTCGGAACCCAAGCCCTCAGCCCCGCCTGGCTCACGTTCCTGGGCCAGCCCTTACTGGGACAGATGGGCGGCATCGACGCGCTCCGGAACGCGCTCCCCTTCCCGAAGGTCTCTGTGCTCCCCATGGACGGTGACCGCGTCCTCGTCACCCTGGATGAATGGCCAGACCCTATCGACACGCAGGCGAAGGCCATTCCCCCACAGTACCGCGCACTGGCCCGCCTGATGGAGCCCTTCCTCTTCCAGTACGAAGGGGAGGACCTACCCCTCGACAGGCGCGACACGAACCGGTGGCTCCGCCGGTTCCTCTAA
- the drmC gene encoding DISARM system phospholipase D-like protein DrmC: MDLSGVATLDLERLRTGVAARRLGFPLSRLALRGEGLEPLAGEAESLNALGRDGTLVLLDTLLVERRASARRPELVWTGPETRWSGARDTAVVLADLFHKATSTVLVAGFAFDHAADVLRPLHEALKRGVGCRLYASASVASSFLQEHWPFGPPFPECHGFSPEKGVFASLHAKCVVVDERWVFVTSANFTDRGQTRNIEVGVLLEDAHLAAVLEAQFSTGEWFSRVA, translated from the coding sequence GTGGACCTGAGCGGCGTGGCGACATTGGACCTGGAGCGGCTGCGGACCGGGGTCGCCGCACGGCGGCTCGGGTTTCCGTTGTCGCGGCTGGCGCTCCGCGGGGAGGGGCTGGAACCGCTGGCGGGCGAGGCCGAGTCGTTGAACGCGCTGGGACGGGACGGAACGCTCGTGTTGCTAGACACACTGCTCGTGGAACGGCGTGCGAGTGCCCGGCGGCCAGAGCTGGTCTGGACGGGGCCGGAGACCCGCTGGAGCGGCGCCCGTGACACGGCGGTGGTGCTGGCGGACCTGTTCCATAAGGCCACGAGCACGGTGCTGGTGGCCGGGTTCGCGTTCGACCACGCGGCGGACGTCCTGCGGCCGCTGCATGAAGCCCTCAAGCGGGGCGTAGGCTGCCGGCTCTATGCCAGCGCATCGGTAGCGTCGTCATTCCTGCAGGAGCACTGGCCCTTCGGTCCACCGTTCCCGGAGTGCCACGGCTTCTCCCCTGAGAAGGGCGTCTTCGCCAGCCTGCATGCGAAGTGCGTCGTGGTGGATGAGCGGTGGGTCTTCGTGACGTCCGCGAACTTCACTGACCGGGGACAGACGCGGAACATCGAAGTGGGGGTACTGCTGGAGGATGCGCACCTGGCGGCGGTGCTGGAGGCCCAGTTCTCCACGGGGGAGTGGTTCTCACGGGTCGCTTGA
- a CDS encoding DUF1998 domain-containing protein, with translation MTNRRKWTRARSTRPPDGRVRQSQVVSTFGPGSMLDLLNDAVLVGGLDFWRLKGQGEVVNEPRLLEIVEPLYHRNKWPLSKEAPFRKPPAGDEREPTESCGIQVYEFPRWFVCQNPRCRALVKANSLERVNQEYRHRCSGVEAKPERCVPVRFVAACPRGHLSDIDWSWWMHERKPCDAPQLKLEEGVSGDFSDIEVACSTCGKRRRLIDMTHKEQQDRCDGERPWLGLEARERCDEKQRLLVRTASNGYFAQTTSAITIPEPESLRRKVQSAWSILQAATEESLPAFRTIPQVQAALGPASNAEVLAAIAAEREHTPEAVPEIRTAEWLQFLAQPQEKPGEMPRDRTEVFWARRIAQPQGLPSLVERVVLARRLREVQAQVGFTRLEPLSKDLQGRYDLDVALAPMSLHRDWVPVTEMQGEGMLLVLDEQQVHAWETSTPVRRREEVLKTGWERWKQGSGSKLPFPGVRLYLLHSLAHLLMTEVALECGYPASSIRERLYCAPHSDAVPMAGILLMTGTTGAEGTLGGLVEEGRRLGRHLTRAMEDARLCSNDPVCAHHEPTGRDDRDLEGAACHGCLFLPECSCERFNQYLDRALVVPTLGHEDVAFLKTPWT, from the coding sequence ATGACGAACCGTAGGAAGTGGACGAGGGCCCGCTCGACGCGGCCTCCCGATGGACGCGTGCGCCAGAGCCAGGTGGTCTCCACCTTCGGCCCGGGCAGCATGCTGGACCTCTTGAACGACGCCGTCCTCGTGGGCGGCCTGGACTTCTGGCGGCTCAAGGGCCAGGGCGAGGTGGTCAACGAGCCGCGGCTGCTGGAGATCGTTGAACCGCTCTACCACCGCAACAAGTGGCCCCTCAGCAAGGAGGCCCCCTTCCGCAAGCCGCCCGCCGGCGACGAACGGGAGCCGACGGAGTCCTGCGGCATCCAGGTGTACGAGTTTCCGCGCTGGTTCGTCTGCCAGAACCCTCGCTGCCGCGCGCTCGTGAAGGCCAACAGCCTGGAGCGGGTGAACCAGGAGTACCGCCACCGCTGCTCGGGCGTGGAGGCGAAGCCGGAGCGTTGTGTGCCGGTGCGCTTCGTCGCGGCTTGTCCCCGGGGCCACCTGTCGGACATTGACTGGTCCTGGTGGATGCACGAGCGCAAGCCCTGCGACGCCCCGCAGCTCAAGCTGGAGGAGGGCGTGAGCGGTGACTTCAGCGACATCGAGGTCGCGTGCTCGACGTGCGGCAAGCGCAGGCGCCTCATCGACATGACGCACAAGGAGCAGCAGGACCGCTGCGACGGGGAACGGCCCTGGTTGGGCCTGGAGGCCCGGGAGCGCTGCGACGAGAAGCAGCGGCTGCTGGTCCGCACCGCCAGCAACGGCTACTTCGCGCAGACCACCAGCGCCATCACCATCCCCGAACCGGAGTCGCTCCGGCGAAAGGTGCAGTCCGCGTGGAGCATCCTCCAGGCCGCCACCGAGGAGAGCCTCCCTGCATTCCGGACCATTCCCCAGGTCCAGGCAGCGCTGGGCCCCGCGTCCAATGCGGAGGTGCTGGCGGCCATCGCGGCGGAGCGCGAGCACACGCCCGAAGCCGTCCCTGAAATCCGCACCGCTGAGTGGCTCCAGTTCCTAGCGCAGCCGCAAGAGAAGCCGGGCGAGATGCCCCGGGACCGCACGGAGGTCTTCTGGGCACGACGCATCGCCCAGCCTCAAGGGTTGCCGTCGCTGGTCGAACGCGTGGTGCTGGCGCGGCGGCTGCGGGAGGTGCAGGCCCAGGTCGGCTTCACCCGGCTGGAGCCGCTGTCGAAGGACCTCCAGGGGCGCTACGACCTGGACGTGGCGCTCGCGCCAATGTCGCTGCACCGGGACTGGGTGCCAGTCACCGAGATGCAGGGCGAGGGCATGCTGTTGGTGCTCGACGAGCAGCAGGTGCATGCGTGGGAGACGTCCACCCCGGTGCGACGACGTGAGGAGGTGCTCAAGACCGGGTGGGAGCGTTGGAAGCAGGGCTCCGGGTCGAAGCTCCCCTTTCCAGGAGTGCGGCTCTACCTGCTGCATTCGCTGGCGCACCTCTTGATGACCGAGGTGGCGCTGGAGTGTGGCTACCCCGCGAGTTCCATCCGCGAGCGTCTGTACTGCGCACCTCACAGCGATGCGGTCCCCATGGCAGGCATCCTGTTGATGACGGGCACCACGGGCGCGGAGGGCACGCTGGGCGGACTGGTGGAGGAGGGGCGGCGGTTGGGCCGTCACCTCACCCGCGCGATGGAGGACGCGCGGCTCTGCTCCAACGACCCCGTGTGCGCGCACCACGAGCCGACCGGCCGCGACGACCGCGACCTGGAGGGCGCCGCGTGCCACGGCTGCCTCTTCCTTCCGGAGTGCTCCTGCGAGCGCTTCAACCAGTACCTCGACCGCGCGCTCGTCGTGCCCACTCTGGGCCACGAGGACGTCGCCTTCCTGAAGACGCCGTGGACCTGA
- the drmA gene encoding DISARM system helicase DrmA: MNAHDAGAVRSHLIDALEADLVGPFHKPPGTPVSDAPEVLRNPPSRWYLTGFLVPLDQGVIEDEPDDEEDDLAAGNDEDNEESSRPDPTAKKVRRLPASMGLSVFVPSNTSQLTAHVCWADYQRIEVDERKQWSRTFHQRTVTLSLHDAVLREGVNLQDSRGLRLEGHVEKTPEGELAVAIFLVNARPPTSTAVERDEAYAFQTHLALECAQGFVGRQDASDARSEDDDDRVNDLQFRHRQQWAVGHGVSVRIPSTAMPVTRVETDWLPRVEVLPVEARRIPEVTVRMEQLAAFTTPSEATEALSPLVRAYRDWVNTQAAIDVGSERRQETREELVRRAHRAATRIEEGIQLLEREPLAFDAFRWMNSVMAQAERKARPEHAPEWRLFQLAFILLNLPSVEDEAHADRELVELIFFPTGGGKTQAYLGLIAFTLLLRRLRGQSHPHGGLGVAVLLRYTLRLLTLDQLGRAATLICALDVLRQQEPKRLGVVRFSIGLWVGRSATANTLEQVATQITEYKNDNSARAQSPFPLATCPWCATPFERECFILRPSKSRPEEVLVGCANIACAFNLGRNPEGLPVLFVDEQIYRELPCFLVATVDKFAMLPWRGETGLLFGRALGRTGKRFVGPCDDAADLKAALVTLPKGLRPPELIVQDELHLISGPLGSMVGLYEGAVLTLAPRAKLVASTATVRRSRQQVSRLYGRDVALFPPPGVDASETFFASVGKKGARQYVGVAAPGRPMKAILLRVYVSVLAAAARGEHLHGAPSADPYLTLVGYFNSLRELGGMRRLVEDEVRRLVMDRVRRRPEDFDSEAEHPWYQGRTIRGEPIELTSREKTADIKAAKNRLELTHGQPQSIDVVLASNMISVGVDIDRLGLMVVAGQPKTTSEYIQASSRVGRNVNKPGLVVTCLNAAKPRDRSHYERFGTYHESFYRFVEATSVTPFSAPALDRGLAGVVVALGRLLDTAMTAPLEWKSLQAHRDALEESLEVLARRAGRGLPKEESERASRIVMQRARSLLDSWRNIIEQAKKDAAQRAYSPYDPEGKGLKPLLRGFLDSTDNLTQDELKFEAPTSMRDVESSVHLWISRQPLGGYRAPKAAAEEVAHDEP; the protein is encoded by the coding sequence ATGAATGCCCATGATGCTGGAGCAGTCCGCTCCCACCTCATTGATGCGCTCGAAGCGGACCTCGTCGGTCCCTTCCACAAGCCCCCAGGCACGCCCGTATCGGACGCCCCGGAGGTCCTCCGCAATCCTCCCTCCCGTTGGTACCTGACGGGGTTCCTCGTCCCTCTCGACCAGGGCGTCATCGAGGACGAACCCGACGACGAGGAAGACGACCTGGCCGCGGGCAACGACGAGGACAACGAGGAGTCATCCCGCCCCGATCCCACCGCCAAGAAGGTGCGGCGCCTTCCCGCGTCCATGGGCCTGTCCGTCTTCGTCCCCTCGAACACGTCTCAACTCACCGCGCACGTCTGCTGGGCGGACTACCAGCGCATCGAGGTCGATGAGCGCAAGCAGTGGAGCCGGACCTTCCACCAACGCACCGTCACCCTCTCCCTCCACGACGCGGTGCTGCGGGAAGGCGTGAACCTCCAGGACAGCCGGGGCCTGCGCCTGGAAGGCCACGTGGAGAAGACGCCCGAAGGAGAGCTGGCTGTCGCCATCTTCCTGGTGAATGCACGCCCGCCCACCAGCACCGCCGTTGAGCGTGACGAGGCCTATGCCTTCCAGACCCACCTTGCCCTGGAGTGCGCCCAGGGCTTCGTCGGCCGGCAGGACGCAAGCGATGCCAGGAGCGAGGACGATGACGATCGCGTCAACGACCTCCAGTTCCGCCACCGCCAGCAGTGGGCCGTGGGCCACGGCGTCTCCGTACGCATCCCATCCACAGCCATGCCGGTCACCCGCGTGGAAACGGACTGGCTGCCGCGCGTGGAAGTGCTCCCCGTCGAAGCGCGCCGCATCCCCGAAGTCACCGTGCGGATGGAACAGCTCGCCGCGTTCACGACCCCCTCGGAGGCCACGGAGGCCTTGAGCCCCCTGGTGCGGGCCTACCGCGACTGGGTGAACACCCAGGCCGCCATCGACGTGGGCAGCGAACGCCGACAGGAGACGCGGGAGGAGCTCGTCCGCCGGGCCCACCGCGCGGCCACCCGCATCGAGGAGGGCATCCAGCTCCTTGAGCGCGAGCCGCTTGCCTTCGACGCCTTCCGCTGGATGAACAGCGTCATGGCCCAGGCCGAGCGCAAGGCCCGGCCGGAGCACGCTCCCGAGTGGCGCCTCTTCCAGCTCGCCTTCATCCTGCTCAACCTCCCCTCCGTCGAGGACGAAGCCCACGCGGACCGAGAGCTCGTGGAGCTCATCTTCTTCCCCACCGGCGGCGGAAAGACACAGGCCTACCTGGGGCTCATCGCCTTCACCCTGCTCCTGCGCCGCCTCCGCGGCCAGTCACATCCCCACGGCGGCCTGGGCGTTGCCGTGCTGCTGCGCTACACGCTGCGGCTGCTCACGCTCGACCAGCTGGGCCGCGCGGCGACGCTCATCTGCGCACTCGACGTGCTCCGCCAGCAGGAGCCAAAGCGCCTGGGAGTGGTGCGCTTCTCGATTGGCCTGTGGGTCGGCCGCTCCGCCACCGCCAACACGCTGGAGCAGGTGGCGACGCAGATCACCGAGTACAAGAACGACAACAGCGCTCGCGCCCAGTCTCCCTTCCCGCTTGCCACCTGCCCCTGGTGCGCCACTCCCTTCGAGCGGGAGTGCTTCATCCTCCGCCCCTCCAAGTCCAGGCCCGAGGAGGTGCTGGTCGGCTGCGCGAACATCGCGTGCGCCTTCAACCTGGGCCGCAACCCGGAAGGGCTCCCCGTCCTCTTCGTCGACGAGCAGATCTACCGCGAGCTGCCATGCTTCCTTGTCGCCACGGTGGACAAGTTCGCCATGCTGCCCTGGCGCGGTGAGACGGGGCTCCTCTTCGGCCGCGCCCTGGGCCGCACCGGCAAGCGCTTCGTGGGCCCGTGCGACGACGCCGCGGACCTGAAGGCGGCGCTCGTGACGCTCCCCAAGGGGCTGCGTCCCCCGGAGCTCATCGTGCAGGACGAACTGCACCTCATCTCCGGGCCCCTGGGGTCCATGGTGGGGCTCTACGAGGGCGCCGTCCTGACGCTCGCGCCCCGGGCGAAGCTGGTGGCCTCCACGGCCACGGTCCGCCGCTCGCGGCAGCAGGTGAGCCGCCTCTATGGACGGGACGTGGCGCTCTTCCCGCCGCCCGGCGTGGACGCCTCCGAGACCTTCTTCGCCTCCGTGGGAAAGAAGGGCGCGCGCCAGTACGTGGGCGTAGCGGCACCTGGCCGGCCCATGAAGGCCATCCTGCTGCGCGTCTACGTCAGCGTGCTCGCTGCCGCCGCGCGCGGTGAACACCTCCACGGCGCCCCGAGCGCCGACCCGTACCTGACGCTCGTCGGCTACTTCAACAGCCTGCGCGAGCTGGGCGGCATGCGCCGGCTCGTCGAGGACGAGGTGCGCCGGCTGGTGATGGACCGCGTCCGGCGCCGGCCCGAGGACTTCGACAGCGAGGCCGAGCACCCCTGGTACCAGGGGCGGACCATCCGCGGCGAGCCCATCGAGCTGACCAGCCGTGAGAAGACCGCCGACATCAAGGCCGCGAAGAACCGCCTGGAGCTCACGCACGGCCAGCCCCAGAGCATTGATGTCGTGCTCGCCAGCAACATGATCTCCGTCGGCGTGGACATTGACCGGCTGGGGCTCATGGTCGTGGCGGGCCAACCCAAGACGACCAGCGAGTACATCCAGGCGTCCAGCCGCGTGGGCCGCAACGTGAACAAGCCCGGCCTCGTGGTGACGTGCCTCAACGCCGCCAAGCCGCGCGACCGCAGCCACTACGAACGCTTCGGGACGTACCACGAGTCTTTCTACCGCTTCGTCGAAGCCACCTCGGTGACGCCCTTCTCCGCGCCCGCGCTCGACCGGGGCCTGGCCGGCGTCGTCGTGGCGCTGGGCCGGCTGCTCGACACCGCCATGACCGCGCCCCTGGAGTGGAAGTCGCTCCAGGCGCACCGGGACGCCCTGGAGGAGTCGCTCGAAGTGCTGGCCAGACGCGCCGGGCGCGGATTGCCCAAGGAGGAGTCGGAGCGAGCCAGCCGCATCGTGATGCAGCGGGCAAGGAGCCTGCTCGACTCCTGGCGGAACATCATCGAGCAGGCCAAGAAGGACGCCGCCCAACGCGCGTACTCGCCCTACGACCCGGAGGGAAAAGGACTCAAGCCCCTGCTGCGCGGCTTCCTGGACTCGACCGACAACCTCACCCAGGACGAGCTCAAGTTCGAGGCGCCCACGTCCATGCGCGACGTGGAGTCCTCCGTGCACCTGTGGATTTCACGTCAACCCCTGGGCGGCTACCGCGCCCCGAAGGCAGCAGCGGAGGAGGTGGCGCATGACGAACCGTAG